Proteins from a genomic interval of Neodiprion lecontei isolate iyNeoLeco1 chromosome 2, iyNeoLeco1.1, whole genome shotgun sequence:
- the LOC107223624 gene encoding uncharacterized protein LOC107223624, which translates to MAKFITFLGLLFAVYGVQGTSYQELYEFANEKVAEYFENEIDPSLAELEGVVVKAYYITELVQARLNSSWSEMVEEFDAKVDALTNGTSADVSSCVSAYSSEKAEASEILANTTSCVNVKKNTVTEVYSTVKADITSFVSDLEEETTSTWSCSSSNIWTMWKCVKSYISSLETEIQSTYSTVTSQVTSFEDTYSDFGSSLEDCGVTTVEATVSTRLTEAYNTLENCIADL; encoded by the exons ATGGCTAAGTTCATAACTTTTCTGGGGTTGCTTTTCGCCGTCTAC GGCGTTCAAGGTACAAGTTACCAGGAACTGTACGAATTTGCCAACGAGAAAGTGGCAGagtatttcgaaaatgaaaTCGATCCATCTCTGGCGGAGCTGGAAGGTGTTGTCGTAAAAGCGTATTACATCACTGAACTTGTCCAAGCAAGGCTGAACTCGAGCTGGTCGGAAATGGTTGAAGAG TTTGACGCGAAAGTCGATGCGCTGACAAATGGAACCTCGGCTGACGTTAGCTCGTGCGTGTCCGCTTACTCGAGTGAAAAAGCGGAAGCGAGTGAAATTTTGGCAAATACAACCTCCTgtgtgaatgtaaaaaaaaatacggttACCGAGGTGTACAGTACGGTCAAAGCTGACATAACATCATTCGTAAGTGATCTGGAGGAGGAAACGACATCAACTTGGTCTTGCAGCAGTTCCAATATATGGACAATGTGGAAATGCGTGAAGAGC TACATCAGCTCCCTTGAAACCGAAATTCAATCCACCTACAGCACTGTGACGAGTCAGGTAACGAGTTTTGAGGATACGTACAGCGATTTTGGAAGCTCACTGGAAGATTGTGGCGTCACTACCGTAGAAGCAACTGTTTCTACCAGACTGACTGAGGCTTACAACACGCTGGAGAATTGCATTGCAGACTTGTAA
- the LOC107223623 gene encoding uncharacterized protein LOC107223623, with amino-acid sequence MAKLQIALCFLLVAYIVRGDGIFGFSSEWWESLSNEWEDLLDLVQNTAITNQTCVEQSWDIEELSSSIQLNSSVSCLTELKTAIESESSSDTALLEIIDELIEIFEEGSTCASTEDIWAYVECYINTIVNAIKYILSNFTTEVVAAWELLYSSDDIKSIAGNCTETIIETVAVANFKSAVQETVECIEKWTS; translated from the exons ATGGCCAAGCTTCAAATTGCCCTCTGCTTCCTGCTCGTCGCCTAT ATCGTTCGAGGCGACGGAATATTTGGTTTCAGCTCTGAGTGGTGGGAGTCCTTGTCGAAT GAATGGGAAGATCTTCTGGATCTTGTTCAAAACACGGCTATCACCAATCAAACGTGCGTAGAACAGTCTTGGGACATAGAAGAGCTGTCTTCCTCGATTCAACTGAACAGCAGCGTATCATGCCTCACAGAATTGAAAACTGCGATCGAATCCGAAAGCTCAAGCGATACCGCGTTATTGGAGATCATTGACGAACTGATAGAAATTTTCGAAGAAGGCTCGACGTGTGCCAGCACTGAAGATATCTGGGCCTACGTCGAGTGCTACATAAAT ACCATCGTGAACGCTATCAAATACATCCTGAGCAATTTTACCACCGAAGTAGTCGCAGCTTGGGAACTCCTGTACAGCAGTGATGACATTAAATCCATAGCAGGAAACTGCACCGAAACCATCATCGAGACAGTAGCGGTGGCGAACTTCAAAAGTGCTGTCCAAGAAACAGTTGAATGTATAGAAAAATGGACGAGCTGA
- the LOC107223625 gene encoding uncharacterized protein LOC107223625, whose amino-acid sequence MASFVGLFCFILVACGPSVISAQAIIAGQADRLLSQVNTMVETVNHDAATYKTELQGLFDELSETTASNLETIDGAVKEFNDNFEAALASLVHTVHPSEDVNSCTSLADPLRLRSDAILEESDSCMKREVTQASAEKAITEVYVNSQLSTLDYMQSMAQNCMTSYENSEQTTSDASQAFACVQIIHMSVSSLVVRFELVIDIAVSRSLYDGYQSRVAACANTASSGITALIADSKIVYENIDACLRA is encoded by the exons ATGGCATCATTCGTgggattattttgtttcatattAGTGGCCTGT GGCCCTAGTGTGATTTCGGCGCAGGCTATTATCGCTGGCCAAGCCGACAGGCTTCTCAGTCAAGTTAATACCATGGTTGAAACAGTCAATCACGACGCCGCAACGTACAAAACTGAGCTGCAAGGACTTTTCGACGAGTTGAGCGAAACTACCGCGTCAAATTTggaaacgattgacggcgccGTGAAGGAATTCAATGATAAC TTCGAGGCGGCGCTAGCATCGCTTGTGCATACCGTACATCCTTCCGAAGACGTGAATTCGTGCACCAGTCTGGCCGATCCACTGAGGTTAAGATCGGACGCAATTCTGGAGGAATCGGATTCTTGCATGAAAAGAGAAGTGACGCAGGCTTCGGCAGAGAAGGCGATCACCGAGGTCTACGTGAACTCGCAGCTGAGCACTCTCGACTACATGCAGTCAATGGCTCAAAACTGCATGACGTCATACGAGAATAGCGAGCAAACAACTTCCGACGCGTCTCAAGCCTTCGCTTGCGTTCAGATT ATTCACATGTCGGTCAGCAGCCTGGTCGTCAGGTTCGAATTGGTCATCGACATCGCAGTTTCCAGATCCCTGTACGACGGCTACCAAAGCCGAGTGGCGGCTTGCGCAAATACGGCCAGCAGCGGAATTACAGCTTTGATTGCCGATTCGAAAATCGTTTATGAGAATATTGATGCTTGCCTCAGAGCCTGA
- the LOC107223628 gene encoding uncharacterized protein LOC107223628 isoform X1, translated as MVKSVATLFLLLVAYITEYFQSLHSGVQGTKIFGIERSSLTSWSDDMGDIKELVENTEVTNQTCIEQSWNIEELSSSIQRNSSASCLTKLKNAVKSEDPDDTALLEVIDKLIEIFDKGSTCASTENAWAYVECYVTIFVSAGKCVLTTWTTEVAADWELLTAGSTIKSLAESCATIIFDTSMTANLKSALQETIECVKKWTT; from the exons ATGGTCAAGTCCGTAGCTACGTTATTCTTATTGCTTGTCGCCTAC ATTACTGAATATTTCCAGTCGCTGCATTCG GGCGTTCAAGGcacaaaaatatttgggatcgAGCGTTCTTCGTTGACGTCGTGGTCGGAT GACATGGGAGATATTAAAGAGCTTGTTGAAAACACGGAGGTTACCAATCAAACATGCATAGAGCAATCTTGGAACATAGAAGAGCTGTCTTCCTCGATTCAACGGAACAGCAGCGCATCGTGCCtcacgaaattgaaaaatgccgTCAAATCCGAAGACCCAGACGATACTGCGTTATTGGAGGTCATTGACAAACTGAtagaaattttcgacaaaggCTCCACGTGTGCCAGCACGGAAAATGCGTGGGCCTATGTCGAGTGCTACGTAACT ATCTTCGTAAGCGCTGGTAAATGCGTCTTGACCACCTGGACCACCGAAGTAGCCGCAGATTGGGAACTCTTGACCGCCGGTAGTACTATTAAATCCTTGGCAGAGTCATGCGCCACAATCATTTTCGATACATCTATGACCGCGAACTTAAAAAGTGCTCTCCAAGAAACAATTGAGTGTGTCAAAAAATGGACCACATAA
- the LOC107223627 gene encoding uncharacterized protein LOC107223627 isoform X2 yields the protein MEMLRIIFNSIFFAHLTPVIICVTSPSLPSTDSNEVLEEALTNFKMEVKSAIVEAQTAITEFENLFGNLEISAMTLQKNNSDIVNDTLTLFGKQMNTLLMADNGIDVNECAALGFSVESRAIEILLDTNTCVHKKLERTERYTEATISSLRCEIGRLNSLVNIAEDIFTDAMESKEVKAVPQALDFLKSASFESRAFAERTFSTLSDAASIFFQINSHMIANCGFAATIFCFIDDAQIALSEIEACITDVNSIDGNFSGIQ from the exons ATGGAAATGCTTCGAATCATTTtcaactcaatttttttcgccCAC CTGACGCCTGTAATAATTTGCGTTACATCACCATCCCTTCCTTCGACCGATTCAAACGAAGTACTGGAAGAAGCCCTGACGAATTTCAAGATGGAAGTGAAATCCGCGATCGTTGAAGCTCAGACAGCGATTACAGAATTCGAGAATCTGTTTGGAAACTTGGAAATATCCGCCATGACGCTTCAGAAAAACAACAGTGATATCGTAAACGATACTCTGACATTG TTTGGAAAACAAATGAACACTCTTTTAATGGCTGACAATGGAATCGATGTGAACGAATGCGCAGCGTTGGGCTTTAGTGTCGAATCGAGAGCGATAGAAATTCTCCTCGATACGAACACCTGTGTTCATAAGAAGCTTGAAAGAACTGAACGTTACACGGAAGCGACAATTTCGTCGTTAAGGTGCGAAATCGGCCGTCTAAATTCCCTCGTCAATATCGCTGAAGACATTTTTACGGATGCGATGGAGAGCAAGGAGGTTAAGGCAGTTCCCCAGGCTTTAGATTTTCTAAAATCC gcTTCATTTGAATCTCGCGCCTTCGCTGAACGAACATTTTCAACATTGTCGGACGCagcttccatttttttccaaatcaacAGTCACATGATCGCGAACTGCGGATTCGCCGCGACCATTTTCTGCTTCATAGATGACGCGCAGATCGCCTTGTCTGAAATCGAGGCCTGCATTACCGACGTGAATTCAATCGATGGAAACTTCTCGGGAATTCAATAA
- the LOC107223627 gene encoding uncharacterized protein LOC107223627 isoform X1, whose protein sequence is MEMLRIIFNSIFFAHLTPVIICVTSPSLPSTDSNEVLEEALTNFKMEVKSAIVEAQTAITEFENLFGNLEISAMTLQKNNSDIVNDTLTLFGKQMNTLLMADNGIDVNECAALGFSVESRAIEILLDTNTCVHKKLERTERYTEATISSLRCEIGRLNSLVNIAEDIFTDAMESKEVKAVPQALDFLKSAQHFFQASFESRAFAERTFSTLSDAASIFFQINSHMIANCGFAATIFCFIDDAQIALSEIEACITDVNSIDGNFSGIQ, encoded by the exons ATGGAAATGCTTCGAATCATTTtcaactcaatttttttcgccCAC CTGACGCCTGTAATAATTTGCGTTACATCACCATCCCTTCCTTCGACCGATTCAAACGAAGTACTGGAAGAAGCCCTGACGAATTTCAAGATGGAAGTGAAATCCGCGATCGTTGAAGCTCAGACAGCGATTACAGAATTCGAGAATCTGTTTGGAAACTTGGAAATATCCGCCATGACGCTTCAGAAAAACAACAGTGATATCGTAAACGATACTCTGACATTG TTTGGAAAACAAATGAACACTCTTTTAATGGCTGACAATGGAATCGATGTGAACGAATGCGCAGCGTTGGGCTTTAGTGTCGAATCGAGAGCGATAGAAATTCTCCTCGATACGAACACCTGTGTTCATAAGAAGCTTGAAAGAACTGAACGTTACACGGAAGCGACAATTTCGTCGTTAAGGTGCGAAATCGGCCGTCTAAATTCCCTCGTCAATATCGCTGAAGACATTTTTACGGATGCGATGGAGAGCAAGGAGGTTAAGGCAGTTCCCCAGGCTTTAGATTTTCTAAAATCC gcgcaacatttttttcaggcTTCATTTGAATCTCGCGCCTTCGCTGAACGAACATTTTCAACATTGTCGGACGCagcttccatttttttccaaatcaacAGTCACATGATCGCGAACTGCGGATTCGCCGCGACCATTTTCTGCTTCATAGATGACGCGCAGATCGCCTTGTCTGAAATCGAGGCCTGCATTACCGACGTGAATTCAATCGATGGAAACTTCTCGGGAATTCAATAA
- the LOC107223628 gene encoding uncharacterized protein LOC107223628 isoform X2, with the protein MVKSVATLFLLLVAYGVQGTKIFGIERSSLTSWSDDMGDIKELVENTEVTNQTCIEQSWNIEELSSSIQRNSSASCLTKLKNAVKSEDPDDTALLEVIDKLIEIFDKGSTCASTENAWAYVECYVTIFVSAGKCVLTTWTTEVAADWELLTAGSTIKSLAESCATIIFDTSMTANLKSALQETIECVKKWTT; encoded by the exons ATGGTCAAGTCCGTAGCTACGTTATTCTTATTGCTTGTCGCCTAC GGCGTTCAAGGcacaaaaatatttgggatcgAGCGTTCTTCGTTGACGTCGTGGTCGGAT GACATGGGAGATATTAAAGAGCTTGTTGAAAACACGGAGGTTACCAATCAAACATGCATAGAGCAATCTTGGAACATAGAAGAGCTGTCTTCCTCGATTCAACGGAACAGCAGCGCATCGTGCCtcacgaaattgaaaaatgccgTCAAATCCGAAGACCCAGACGATACTGCGTTATTGGAGGTCATTGACAAACTGAtagaaattttcgacaaaggCTCCACGTGTGCCAGCACGGAAAATGCGTGGGCCTATGTCGAGTGCTACGTAACT ATCTTCGTAAGCGCTGGTAAATGCGTCTTGACCACCTGGACCACCGAAGTAGCCGCAGATTGGGAACTCTTGACCGCCGGTAGTACTATTAAATCCTTGGCAGAGTCATGCGCCACAATCATTTTCGATACATCTATGACCGCGAACTTAAAAAGTGCTCTCCAAGAAACAATTGAGTGTGTCAAAAAATGGACCACATAA